From a region of the Rhinopithecus roxellana isolate Shanxi Qingling chromosome 8, ASM756505v1, whole genome shotgun sequence genome:
- the PRMT6 gene encoding protein arginine N-methyltransferase 6, protein MSQPKKRKLESGGGGEGGEGTEEEDGAEREAALERPRRTKRERDQLYYECYSDVSVHEEMIADRVRTDAYRLGILRNWAALRGKTVLDVGAGTGILSIFCAQAGARRVYAVEASAIWQQAREVVRFNGLEDRVHVLPGPVETVELPEQVDAIVSEWMGYGLLHESMLSSVLHARTKWLKEGGLLLPASAELFIAPISDQMLEWRLGFWSQVKQHYGVDMSCLEGFATRCLMGHSEIVVQGLSGEDVLARPQRFAQLELSRAGLEQELEAGVGGRFRCSCYGSAPMHGFAIWFQVTFPGGESEKPLVLSTSPFHPATHWKQALLYLNEPVQVEQDTDVSGEITLLPSRDNPRRLRVLLRYKVGDQEEKTKDFAMED, encoded by the coding sequence ATGTCGCAGCCCAAGAAAAGAAAGCTTGAGTCGGGGGGCGGCGGCGAAGGAGGGGAGGGAACTGAAGAGGAAGATGGCGCGGAGCGGGAGGCGGCCCTGGAGCGACCCCGGAGGACTAAGCGGGAGCGGGACCAGCTGTACTATGAGTGCTACTCGGACGTTTCGGTCCACGAGGAGATGATCGCAGACCGCGTCCGCACCGATGCCTACCGCCTGGGTATCCTGCGGAACTGGGCAGCACTGCGAGGCAAGACGGTACTTGACGTGGGCGCGGGCACCGGCATTCTGAGTATCTTCTGTGCCCAGGCCGGGGCCCGGCGCGTGTACGCGGTAGAGGCCAGCGCCATCTGGCAACAGGCCCGGGAGGTGGTAAGGTTCAACGGGCTGGAGGACCGGGTGCACGTCCTGCCGGGACCGGTGGAGACTGTGGAGTTGCCGGAACAGGTGGATGCCATCGTGAGCGAATGGATGGGCTACGGACTCCTGCACGAGTCCATGCTGAGCTCCGTCCTCCACGCGCGAACCAAGTGGCTGAAGGAGGGCGGTCTTCTCCTGCCGGCCTCCGCCGAGCTCTTCATAGCCCCCATCAGCGACCAGATGCTGGAATGGCGCCTGGGCTTCTGGAGCCAGGTGAAGCAGCACTATGGTGTGGACATGAGCTGCCTGGAGGGCTTCGCCACGCGCTGCCTCATGGGCCACTCGGAGATCGTTGTGCAGGGATTGTCCGGCGAGGACGTGCTGGCCCGGCCGCAGCGCTTTGCGCAACTAGAGCTCTCCCGCGCCGGCTTGGAGCAGGAGCTGGAGGCCGGAGTGGGCGGGCGCTTCCGCTGCAGCTGCTATGGCTCGGCGCCCATGCATGGCTTTGCCATCTGGTTCCAGGTGACCTTCCCTGGAGGGGAGTCGGAGAAACCCCTGGTGCTGTCCACCTCGCCTTTTCACCCCGCCACGCACTGGAAACAGGCGCTTCTCTACCTAAACGAGCCAGTGCAAGTGGAGCAAGACACGGATGTTTCAGGAGAGATCACGCTGCTGCCCTCCCGGGACAACCCCCGTCGCCTGCGCGTTCTGCTGCGCTACAAAGTGGGAGACCAGGAGGAGAAGACCAAAGACTTTGCCATGGAGGACTGA